A single genomic interval of Microbacterium oleivorans harbors:
- a CDS encoding GDSL-type esterase/lipase family protein, translating into MTTPPARIAAALGGAALSLGAVAVASRAVLAHQAGLARERIGKPLGELAVDADRLWRRSYAGEPVRLVMLGDSLAAGLGADRRKDTLGGRLARGLAHRAHRPVRLRTGAVVGAESATLDGQIDALGPDARADVAVIVVGGNDVTHRVPVDQAARSLAEAVERLRAMGCAVVVGTCPDLGALRPVPQPLRSLASRASRSLAAAQDASARAAGARVVSLRRTVGPVFVERPDEMFSLDRFHPSALGYRRTADALLPALAAALDESLASRMLARVDAVRLAEGMTDPTPDAWRRTDAYLAGILVERDDALEDAVEAQNASGLPPIEVSPLSAKLLQLLVRISGARRVLEVGTLGGYSAIAMARALPPDGYLLSIEAEPHNAEVARASIARAGVDDRVEVKVGRAAEVLPDVDGPFDLVFIDADKESNTLYLDHAARVGRPGAVVVVDNVVRAGRIADPGTEDEQVAGAQRGLEMLARDSRFDATALQTLDAKGWDGLAIAVLVDPGDSPGGAAGGSRGHH; encoded by the coding sequence ATGACCACGCCCCCGGCCCGCATCGCGGCGGCCCTCGGGGGAGCTGCGCTGTCGCTCGGAGCCGTCGCGGTCGCCTCGCGGGCGGTCCTCGCGCACCAGGCCGGGCTCGCCCGCGAGCGGATCGGGAAGCCCCTCGGCGAGCTGGCCGTCGACGCCGACCGGCTGTGGCGGCGCTCGTACGCCGGCGAACCGGTGCGCCTGGTGATGCTGGGTGACTCGCTGGCGGCGGGGCTGGGCGCGGACCGACGCAAGGACACGCTGGGTGGGCGCCTCGCCCGCGGACTCGCACACCGCGCGCACCGCCCGGTCCGGCTGAGGACGGGCGCCGTCGTCGGAGCCGAGTCGGCGACGCTCGACGGACAGATCGACGCGCTCGGCCCCGACGCGCGCGCCGACGTCGCCGTCATCGTGGTCGGCGGCAACGACGTCACCCATCGCGTGCCCGTCGACCAGGCGGCTCGGAGCCTCGCCGAGGCGGTCGAGCGCCTGCGGGCGATGGGGTGCGCGGTGGTGGTGGGGACGTGCCCGGACCTCGGCGCGCTGCGGCCGGTGCCGCAGCCGCTGCGCAGCCTCGCCTCCCGTGCCTCGCGCTCGCTCGCCGCCGCGCAGGACGCTTCGGCCCGCGCCGCGGGAGCACGAGTCGTCTCGCTGCGGCGCACCGTGGGCCCGGTGTTCGTGGAGCGGCCCGACGAGATGTTCAGCCTCGACCGGTTCCACCCCAGCGCCCTCGGCTATCGGCGGACGGCGGACGCGCTTCTCCCTGCCCTCGCCGCCGCGCTCGACGAGTCCCTGGCGTCGCGGATGCTGGCGCGCGTGGACGCCGTGCGGTTGGCTGAGGGCATGACCGACCCCACGCCCGACGCTTGGCGTCGCACGGACGCCTACCTCGCCGGCATCCTCGTCGAGCGGGACGACGCTCTCGAGGACGCGGTCGAGGCCCAGAACGCCTCCGGTCTGCCGCCGATCGAGGTCTCGCCGCTCAGCGCCAAGCTCCTGCAGCTGCTGGTGAGGATCAGCGGCGCCCGGCGCGTGCTCGAGGTGGGCACGCTCGGCGGCTACTCGGCGATCGCGATGGCCCGCGCGCTTCCGCCGGACGGCTACCTGCTGTCGATCGAGGCGGAGCCGCACAACGCCGAGGTCGCACGCGCGAGCATCGCGCGCGCCGGAGTCGACGACCGCGTCGAGGTGAAGGTCGGGCGTGCCGCCGAGGTGCTGCCGGACGTCGACGGACCGTTCGATCTCGTCTTCATCGACGCCGACAAGGAATCCAACACGCTCTACCTCGACCACGCCGCCCGAGTGGGGCGCCCCGGAGCCGTCGTGGTCGTCGACAACGTCGTGCGAGCGGGGCGCATCGCCGACCCGGGCACCGAGGACGAGCAGGTCGCGGGCGCTCAGCGCGGGCTCGAGATGCTGGCCCGTGACAGCCGGTTCGACGCCACCGCACTGCAGACCCTCGACGCCAAGGGATGGGATGGCCTCGCCATCGCGGTGCTGGTCGATCCGGGCGATAGTCCCGGTGGGGCCGCTGGCGGCTCGCGCGGGCATCACTAG
- the hisS gene encoding histidine--tRNA ligase, with translation MRDFLPADKSRRERVLAVVRERYRAHGFDEIETPVMEEYGRLHAGIGGDNEKLAYNVLSRGLDAEAIRAAADDPAALTDLGLRYDLTVPLARFYASHRAELPTVFRAIQIAPVWRAERPQKGRYRQFVQCDIDIIGDPTARAEAELIAASLDALDALGLRGGSVRINDRRVLDAMLSAFGFAEAERPGILITIDKLDKLGPAGVVAELRERGASAEAVDAFATFLERPQVGDLPFGERQIREGLPAGVPEDVVAHLVGIGAAVRAARGDADLPLVFDPFLVRGMGYYTGTIFELAHPSVSYSLGGGGRYDGMIGRFLGTDVPAVGFSLGFERLVDLLGDADAREQPAIVLVHERDVPLAELLAAKAQLVAGGSRVRVEARPKNLKAVLDRAALDGYASFVSLRAGDDAASLEVRPLG, from the coding sequence ATGCGCGACTTCCTCCCCGCCGACAAGAGCCGTCGCGAGCGCGTGCTCGCCGTCGTCCGTGAGCGTTACCGCGCGCACGGCTTCGACGAGATCGAGACGCCCGTCATGGAGGAGTACGGGCGGCTGCATGCGGGCATCGGCGGCGACAACGAGAAGCTCGCGTACAACGTGCTGTCCCGCGGGCTGGACGCCGAGGCGATCCGCGCCGCCGCCGATGATCCGGCCGCCCTGACCGATCTGGGGCTGCGCTACGACCTCACCGTCCCGCTCGCTCGCTTCTACGCGTCTCACCGCGCCGAGCTGCCCACGGTCTTCCGCGCCATCCAGATCGCACCGGTGTGGCGGGCCGAGCGCCCGCAGAAGGGGCGTTATCGGCAGTTCGTGCAGTGCGACATCGACATCATCGGAGACCCCACCGCGCGGGCGGAGGCCGAACTGATCGCTGCGAGCCTCGACGCCCTCGACGCCCTGGGTCTCCGAGGCGGCTCCGTGCGGATCAACGATCGCCGGGTGCTCGACGCGATGCTCTCGGCGTTCGGCTTCGCCGAGGCCGAACGCCCCGGCATCCTGATCACGATCGACAAGCTCGACAAGCTCGGCCCCGCCGGTGTGGTGGCCGAGCTGCGCGAGCGCGGTGCCTCCGCCGAGGCGGTCGACGCGTTCGCGACGTTCCTGGAGCGGCCGCAGGTCGGCGACCTGCCGTTCGGGGAGCGCCAGATCCGCGAGGGTCTGCCCGCCGGGGTGCCCGAGGACGTGGTGGCTCACCTCGTCGGCATCGGCGCCGCCGTCCGGGCCGCCCGCGGTGACGCGGACCTCCCGCTGGTGTTCGATCCCTTCCTCGTGCGCGGCATGGGGTACTACACCGGAACGATCTTCGAGCTCGCGCACCCCTCGGTGAGCTACTCGCTGGGCGGGGGAGGACGGTACGACGGGATGATCGGACGGTTCCTCGGCACCGACGTGCCGGCCGTCGGCTTCTCGTTGGGCTTCGAGCGACTGGTCGATCTGCTCGGGGATGCGGACGCGCGCGAGCAACCGGCGATCGTCCTGGTCCACGAGCGCGACGTCCCGCTCGCGGAACTGCTCGCCGCGAAGGCGCAGCTGGTCGCGGGCGGATCGCGCGTGCGGGTCGAGGCGCGCCCGAAGAATCTCAAGGCGGTACTGGATCGGGCGGCCCTCGACGGCTACGCATCGTTCGTGTCGCTGCGCGCCGGCGATGACGCCGCATCGCTCGAGGTGCGCCCTCTGGGCTGA